Part of the Candoia aspera isolate rCanAsp1 chromosome 1, rCanAsp1.hap2, whole genome shotgun sequence genome, AATTCAGGTCTAACATCCTACAGTGTCCAGCTACTCCAGAGATTTTCCAGTCCAGGAGTCAAAGGCCTTATTGGGTGTTTGTttctattaattttatttcatcatttaAATTTTATGATTGCTCATTTAATATGTGTTTGTTCAGTggatgttttcttggcatgacTCTAACCCACCAACAGTTCCTTGATtgcaatggatttttttaaaaaaagaataaatacataaatctgggcttcaaaaatccaGGTAATCATCAGTACAGTACCCAGCATGTTTTCTTCCatgtagtggtcatctggatttttgcagcccaaatatggtactCCTAGACACATTACAAATCATTTTATGTGTAAAATGACTCATTATGGAAAAGGGCCTTGTATGGACATAGTTCTCGAAAATTGTCTAGAATCTGATTGACCTATATGTAGAATCTATACACAGTTAGTGTCCCTATgatgtttttgggtttttttttccttgatcaaATGAGAATCTAGAATTCAGTGCAAATTATTGGAAGAGTTCAGATGGCTGGGAGTTATTAGAGGGCTAGTAAATCATCATGTTGCAGAAATGGGGTAGTATGACTCTCCAGTTATGGGTTAATCAGAAGTCCCAGCAGCCCTCACCACTGGCCATGCTACCTGGTGCTACgaagagttgtaattcagcaatagTTAGAGAACAATAGTTTTCCATCTATGTGATACAAACCTCATTGAACTTgataaggtttttcttttttactacaCATGTACTATATCAGATTGTTAGTTTATAATTTCCATGCTTTTCAGACAATAATTTCAAGTTATAGCTAGCTGTAATCTTAAATCAATTTATCActctgtttatgaaataaaattaaccatGGCGTGGTGGTTAAAGTATTGGATGAGCAGTTAGACCCAAACAAATTTCTATTCAGTCATAGCAACATACAGGGTGACTTTACCCCACTCACTTtctctcctggaggaaaggtaggatataaattgaagacaataaagtaaaattaaaaaatatttcatgagCTTTCTTTCTGCCTCTTATTCAAATCataatttttgtatgttttcagATCAGGTGTACTATAGCATGATTGAGTCCCCTATTTATAATATCTTTTTCCAGTTTCTGCAGAATTAGTTAGTTCCTATAATTCCAAACTCCAAACTGGGATTTTTCTGCAAAAGACaataattttctgattttttccaattACTGCAAGCATATCACAGATGCTTAGTAACCTTTCCAAACATACTGTTAACACTTGTCATACAAATAGAGAATAATTAATTATCATGCCTAAAGTGTGACATTTTCTCCACAAGGGCCTTGGGACTTCTAGGCCAACATTTTTAACTTGTTCCTAGCAGGATACTCCAATTATGAGCATCTGCTGTAGACAGTTATTTTAAATGACAGCATTggtgatatagatagatagatagatagatagatagatagatagatagatagatagatagataaaaataaaaataaaaataaaaataaaaataaaactgggaaACACTTGTACAACGTTTAGAATAGAGTAGTACTTGGGCTGAGTTCAAACACTGCAAGAAGCcatgatgtgatttgtttggttttggaccCTGTCTTTATGGTTTGTGAACCATGGcgttgatttattcaataaaacattattaaacaaaccatggggTAATGTGATATGTAAACCAGGCTATAGTTCTATTTGTGTTAATCCAGAGCTTCCAACCTCTATGACCAAATATGAATTTCTAGTATTTGAAGTCCCTGAGTGCTGTCCATGCTAGAGTAGTCCTACGGGAACCAGATCTTCTATAAGACTTCAGGTTGTTTTATCCCTGTTCTAATAGGATATATTACATATCTTCCCCAATGTGGTGCCCTCCTAATATGTTTGATTGCAACTCATGCTAATCTTGCCAGACAGCTTGTGAGCATCCTGTGCtgacttggaattctgggagtttcagtCCCAGTCCATCTTGAAGGTACCAGATTGTGGAAAGATGAATAAAAGTATAACTCTTTCCAACTGTTGTGAAAAGTAAACAATGTATCTAGATCTTTgtagcttattttattttgttttaaaaaatgcatttgttttcaactggttttccattttcttcttctcttgaaCAGTTCCACCAAGTGAAAAGAGTGATGACCATCCTTTTCCTTACTATGGTTATTTCATACTTGAGTTGCATGAAAGCTGCCCCAATGAAGGAAGTTAGTATCAGAGGACAAGGCAGCTTGGCTTATCCTGGTCTTCGGACACAGGGAAATCTGGAGACCCTCAGTGGGCCCAATGATGCCACAAGAGGATTAACGTCTTTGGCAGACACTTTTGAACACGTCATTGAGGAGCTCCTGGATGAGCAGCAGGTCATTCAGCCCAGCAAGGAAAATAAGGATGCAGACTTGTACTCAACTCGGGTGATGCTAAGCAGCCAAGTGCCTTTGGAGCCTCCCCTGCTCTTCCTGCTCGAGGAGTATAAAAACTACTTGGATGCTGCAAACATGTCCATGAGGGTCCGGCGCCATTCTGACCCTGCTCGCCGTGGGGAGCTGAGCGTGTGTGACAGTACTAGTGAGTGGGTGACAGCAGCTGAAAAAAAGACTGCAGTAGACATGTCCGGAGCAACAGTTACAGTCCTGGAAAAAGTTCCAGTACCCAAAGGCCAACTGAAGCAATATTTTTATGAGACCAAGTGCAGCTCAAAGGGTTATGCAAAAGAAGGTTGTAGGGGCATAGACAAGAGGTACTGGAATTCCCAGTGCCGAACTACTCAGTCTTTCGTCCGAGCTCTCACCATGGATAACAAAAAGAGAGTTGGATGGCGCTTTATAAGAATAGACACTTCCTGTGTTTGTACACTGACCATAAAAAGGGGAAGATAGTGGATTCGTGTTGGATAGATTATATTGAGACAAAAATTATCTATTTGTATATATACATAACAGGGTAAATTAttcagtaagaaagaaaataattttatggaCTGCATGTATAAAGGAAGTTTATACAGTACCGTGGTTCCACAATCTATTTATTGAACATGTCCATGACCTAAAcgggaacaaaaggaaaaaaaaatccatttgcgCACAactttgaaaacaaaagaaattgcATTACATTCCTCTAACATTGTGATTTGTTGCCGTTGCCAAGaattgaaaacttaaaaaaaataaaaaaaataaaattgcatgcTGCTTCAATTGTGAATTGATGATAAACTGTCCTCTTTCCGAAAAAAATTGAACCAAAACATTCCGTTTACATTTTAGACAGTAAGTATCTTTATTCCTGTTAGTATTATATCTGTTAACTGCTTTTAAATTCTTCTGGTAGCGTTGGAAT contains:
- the BDNF gene encoding brain-derived neurotrophic factor; this encodes MTILFLTMVISYLSCMKAAPMKEVSIRGQGSLAYPGLRTQGNLETLSGPNDATRGLTSLADTFEHVIEELLDEQQVIQPSKENKDADLYSTRVMLSSQVPLEPPLLFLLEEYKNYLDAANMSMRVRRHSDPARRGELSVCDSTSEWVTAAEKKTAVDMSGATVTVLEKVPVPKGQLKQYFYETKCSSKGYAKEGCRGIDKRYWNSQCRTTQSFVRALTMDNKKRVGWRFIRIDTSCVCTLTIKRGR